One Algibacter sp. L3A6 genomic region harbors:
- the rlmD gene encoding 23S rRNA (uracil(1939)-C(5))-methyltransferase RlmD has translation MSRRKTRKQVFENVEVIDAGAKGKTIAKAPDGKVIFLPNAVPGDVVDVQTFKKRKAYYEGKATVFHKLSDKRTAPACEHFGTCGGCKWQDMAYEHQLFYKQKEVTNNLTRIGHIELPEVTPIFGAENQYFYRNKMEFSFSDSRWLTLEEVQSDEDLGDRNALGFHIPGMWDKILDVKKCHLQADPSNAIRNAVKAFALENDLEFFNTRNQTGLLRTMMIRTSSTGDIMVMIQFFKEDKEKRELILDYLGETFPEITSLQYVINGKANDTIYDQEVICYKGNDHIFEEMEGLKFKINAKSFYQTNSEQAYELYKITRDFAGLTGNELVYDLYTGTGTIAQFVAKQAKKVVGVEAVPDAITAAKENAQFNNINNVEFFVGDMKNVFNADFIEANGTPDIIITDPPRDGMHKDVVQQILNIAPAKVVYVSCNSATQARDLALMDEQYKVVKTQAVDMFPQTFHVENVVLLEKR, from the coding sequence ATGTCTAGAAGAAAAACAAGAAAACAAGTTTTTGAAAACGTCGAAGTAATTGATGCCGGAGCTAAAGGAAAAACCATAGCCAAAGCACCCGACGGAAAAGTTATTTTTTTACCTAATGCTGTACCTGGCGATGTGGTAGATGTGCAAACCTTTAAAAAGCGTAAAGCATATTATGAAGGTAAAGCTACGGTATTTCATAAACTATCGGATAAAAGAACCGCGCCTGCTTGCGAGCATTTTGGCACTTGTGGTGGTTGTAAATGGCAAGATATGGCTTACGAGCATCAGCTGTTTTACAAACAAAAAGAAGTTACAAATAATTTAACCCGTATTGGGCATATAGAATTACCAGAAGTTACTCCTATTTTTGGTGCTGAAAACCAGTATTTCTATAGAAATAAAATGGAATTCTCATTTAGTGATAGCCGTTGGTTAACACTAGAAGAAGTACAGTCGGATGAAGATTTAGGAGACCGAAATGCTTTAGGATTTCATATTCCTGGTATGTGGGACAAAATTTTAGATGTTAAAAAATGCCATCTACAAGCCGATCCCTCTAACGCCATTAGAAATGCCGTTAAAGCATTCGCGCTTGAGAATGATTTAGAATTCTTTAATACAAGAAACCAAACCGGATTATTACGTACCATGATGATTAGAACATCTAGTACTGGTGATATTATGGTAATGATTCAATTCTTTAAAGAAGATAAAGAGAAACGTGAACTAATATTAGATTATTTAGGTGAAACGTTCCCGGAAATTACATCGTTACAGTACGTTATTAACGGGAAAGCAAATGATACTATTTACGATCAAGAAGTGATTTGCTACAAAGGCAACGATCATATCTTTGAAGAAATGGAAGGCTTAAAATTTAAAATTAATGCCAAATCATTTTACCAAACCAACTCCGAGCAAGCTTACGAGCTTTATAAAATCACTAGAGATTTTGCAGGACTAACTGGTAATGAGCTTGTTTACGATTTATATACCGGAACCGGAACCATTGCTCAGTTTGTTGCCAAGCAAGCTAAAAAAGTAGTTGGTGTAGAAGCTGTGCCAGATGCAATTACCGCAGCAAAAGAAAATGCACAATTTAATAACATAAACAACGTTGAATTCTTTGTAGGCGACATGAAAAATGTTTTTAATGCCGATTTTATTGAAGCCAATGGTACACCAGATATTATAATTACCGATCCACCTCGTGATGGTATGCATAAAGATGTAGTACAACAAATATTAAATATTGCTCCGGCAAAAGTAGTTTATGTAAGCTGTAACAGTGCTACACAGGCTAGAGATTTAGCCTTAATGGACGAGCAATACAAGGTAGTTAAAACACAAGCTGTAGATATGTTTCCACAAACATTTCACGTGGAAAACGTAGTGCTTTTAGAAAAACGATAA
- a CDS encoding DUF6452 family protein, protein MKYFKILFIPIMILIVGITISCERDDICPAITPTTPNLIIDLLDYTDEDSSKNVFKLVVIGVDNDEVLSGYEIVTSNQLVLPLKTTDNTTQYALINNYVLDDNDTPDDDTDDFLSDESNIDIITINYSRTEVFVSRACGYKTIYENVTVQIESDEDNWIESIQPLNSNQSVEDETETHFNLFH, encoded by the coding sequence ATGAAATATTTTAAAATTCTTTTTATCCCCATAATGATATTAATTGTGGGGATAACTATAAGTTGTGAACGTGATGATATTTGTCCGGCTATTACACCTACAACACCTAATTTAATTATCGATCTTTTAGATTATACCGACGAAGATAGCAGTAAAAATGTTTTTAAATTAGTAGTAATTGGTGTTGATAATGATGAAGTTTTATCGGGGTATGAAATAGTAACAAGCAACCAATTGGTACTTCCGTTAAAAACTACCGATAATACAACACAGTATGCGCTTATTAACAATTATGTTCTAGACGATAATGATACCCCAGATGATGATACAGACGATTTTCTCTCCGATGAATCAAACATAGATATTATTACCATAAACTATAGCCGTACCGAAGTTTTTGTATCGCGAGCTTGTGGTTACAAAACTATTTATGAAAACGTAACGGTACAAATAGAAAGTGATGAAGATAATTGGATAGAATCCATACAACCCCTAAATTCAAATCAATCTGTAGAAGATGAAACAGAAACACACTTTAACTTATTTCATTAA
- a CDS encoding mechanosensitive ion channel — protein sequence MDYLTNVLEQLSQSIGGNLSSALSALIIIIIGWFIAGLLKRVIFKLLKKTGIDNKMKNSKIGISGFISKLVYFLVMIFVFTLALEKLGMSSVLDPLKNMLDEFTGFVPNIIGAGLVCYIGYMLATIVSELVELSGDSIQKFTPKLKLPENIDIVNVIKKIVFIFIFIPLLISAFNILNMDAISEPATTMLKDFFSAIPKVILAAIIIILFVVGGRFLSELIKDLLNSMNLNNFFNKAGLGAVTGNTNLVAIIGNLVYYFIILFGLTTAVDKLEFGYLTDILYTITNYSGKIIFGLIILAIGNWIASVAANNFAKNDDNAFVASIIRIAIIAIFLAIGLRTMGLADEIINLAFGISLGTVALTIILSFGLGGREAAGKQMDKILNKFNKK from the coding sequence ATGGACTATTTAACAAATGTATTAGAACAACTTTCACAATCTATTGGTGGAAATTTATCAAGTGCTTTAAGCGCTTTAATTATCATCATTATAGGTTGGTTTATTGCCGGATTACTAAAACGAGTTATTTTTAAATTACTCAAAAAAACGGGCATTGACAACAAAATGAAAAACTCTAAAATTGGTATTTCGGGCTTTATAAGCAAACTGGTTTACTTTTTAGTAATGATTTTTGTTTTCACTTTAGCTTTAGAAAAATTAGGAATGAGTAGTGTACTCGATCCTTTAAAAAATATGCTAGATGAGTTTACTGGGTTTGTTCCAAATATTATTGGTGCTGGTTTAGTTTGCTACATTGGCTATATGCTAGCAACTATAGTATCCGAATTAGTTGAACTTTCAGGAGATTCAATTCAAAAATTCACACCTAAATTAAAACTACCAGAAAACATTGATATTGTTAATGTGATTAAAAAAATTGTTTTCATCTTTATTTTTATTCCTTTATTAATTTCAGCATTTAACATCCTTAATATGGATGCCATCTCGGAACCTGCAACAACTATGTTAAAGGATTTCTTTAGTGCTATTCCAAAAGTAATTTTAGCTGCAATTATTATTATCTTATTTGTAGTTGGTGGTCGTTTTTTAAGTGAACTTATAAAAGACTTACTTAACAGTATGAACTTGAACAACTTTTTCAACAAAGCTGGTTTAGGTGCCGTTACAGGAAACACGAACTTAGTAGCCATTATTGGTAACTTAGTGTATTACTTTATTATTTTATTTGGACTTACAACCGCTGTAGACAAATTAGAATTTGGCTATTTAACCGATATTTTATATACCATTACAAACTACTCTGGTAAAATAATTTTCGGACTTATTATTTTAGCTATTGGGAACTGGATAGCTTCTGTTGCTGCCAATAACTTCGCAAAAAATGATGATAATGCTTTTGTTGCATCTATCATTAGAATTGCAATTATTGCCATTTTCTTAGCCATCGGATTAAGAACTATGGGACTTGCTGATGAAATTATTAATCTGGCCTTCGGTATTTCTTTAGGTACAGTTGCACTAACTATCATACTATCTTTCGGACTTGGTGGACGTGAAGCTGCCGGAAAACAAATGGATAAAATACTTAACAAATTCAATAAAAAATAG
- a CDS encoding choice-of-anchor Q domain-containing protein: MGANSEAINQANSTFAAQVPTDILGVSRTTSADIGAYQHITFPEEE; the protein is encoded by the coding sequence ATTGGAGCCAATTCCGAAGCTATAAACCAAGCTAATTCAACTTTTGCTGCACAAGTACCTACAGACATTTTAGGTGTAAGCAGAACCACTTCTGCTGATATTGGAGCTTACCAGCATATTACATTTCCAGAGGAAGAATAA
- a CDS encoding DUF6048 family protein: MKQKHTLTYFINSVMLLIFCVSVNAQNDSIPETVTDSTKIKQKYGIRIGGDISKLARSFAEDNYSGFEIVADYRLKKDLYAAAEIGFDNKNTITDYLDITSKGSYIKAGFDYNMYDNWLDMENMVYTGFRLGFSSFSQELNSYTIYNTNQYWLPQYSSSDLQEFNDLTAVWAEVILGMKIELFNNLFAGVNVQLKFLVTETEPDNFQNVYIPGFNKTYDSNSIGVGFGYTLSYRIPLYKKDN; this comes from the coding sequence ATGAAACAGAAACACACTTTAACTTATTTCATTAATAGCGTAATGCTATTAATATTTTGTGTGTCTGTAAATGCACAAAACGATAGTATCCCGGAAACAGTTACCGACTCTACTAAAATCAAACAAAAATACGGTATTCGTATAGGTGGAGATATTAGTAAACTAGCACGTTCTTTTGCTGAAGATAACTATAGTGGCTTTGAAATAGTGGCCGACTATAGACTAAAAAAAGATCTTTATGCTGCAGCTGAAATTGGATTTGATAACAAAAACACAATAACAGATTATTTAGATATTACCTCCAAAGGAAGCTACATTAAAGCAGGTTTCGATTACAATATGTACGATAACTGGCTAGATATGGAAAACATGGTTTACACGGGGTTCCGTTTGGGTTTCAGCTCATTTAGTCAAGAACTTAATAGCTACACCATATATAACACCAACCAATATTGGTTGCCACAATATTCATCTAGCGACTTACAGGAGTTTAACGATTTAACTGCGGTTTGGGCAGAAGTTATTTTAGGGATGAAGATTGAATTATTCAACAACCTATTTGCTGGCGTAAACGTGCAACTTAAATTTTTAGTAACCGAAACCGAACCAGACAATTTCCAAAATGTTTACATTCCTGGTTTCAACAAAACATACGATAGCAATAGTATTGGCGTTGGTTTTGGCTATACATTATCTTACCGCATTCCGCTTTACAAAAAAGACAACTAG